Proteins encoded by one window of Nasonia vitripennis strain AsymCx chromosome 5, Nvit_psr_1.1, whole genome shotgun sequence:
- the LOC103316082 gene encoding uncharacterized protein LOC103316082: MGCIASSPNVKVPWTLSSLTRYEWLEWRKCFLTFMEHKYIPPYKQTRKFFEYIGFLGEEIANDYLYFEESRSETNLVTLLFKFDVYFMFAGVTKPNYQSIEEYILLLQCVAEQTGNNKNIEKVIKEKILQDFKCDNTFNQIKSRILMPCITNYETLALHELIFLWNECERPVELQQYMLHLQNGKNTSQCLPKTSCSFCGRHHVSMKCYAAGQKCYNCGELNHYARCCAKTYVADCPNCGSSHAQSKCPAFGKKCSRCKQMNHFSWKCFREIIQSCIFCGKSHINSRQMCTANEKRCSNCDRIGHFANMCYRHRNVRSGR; the protein is encoded by the exons ATGG gTTGCATAGCGAGTAGTCCAAACGTAAAAGTTCCCTGGACACTCTCTTCGCTCACAAGATATGAGTGGCTAGAGTGGAGAAAATGCTTTCTGACATTTATGGAGCATAAATACATACCTCCTTACAAGCAGACCAGAAAATTTTTTGAGTACATAGGTTTTCTTGGTGAAGAAATtgcaaatgattatttatactTTGAAGAATCAAGAAGTGAAACAAACCTCGTTACATTGCTATTCAAATTTGATGTGTATTTTATGTTTGCTGGAGTAACTAAACCAAACTATCAAAGTATTGAAGAGTACATTCTGTTATTACAG TGTGTGGCTGAGCAAACTGgcaacaataaaaatatagaaaaagtCATCAAGGAAAAGATTCTTCAAGATTTTAAGTGTGATAATACTTTTAACCAAATAAAAAGTAGAATACTTATGCCATGTATTACAAATTATGAAACTTTGGCTCTGCATGAActtatatttttatggaatgaaTGCGAAAGGCCAGTCGAGTTACAGCAATATATGTTACACCTtcaaaatggaaaaaatacaTCGCAGTGTTTACCAAAGACAAGTTGTTCATTTTGTGGTAGACATCATGTTTCAATGAAGTGCTATGCAGCCGGTCAAAAATGTTATAACTGTGGAGAGCTCAATCATTATGCCAGATGTTGTGCAAAGACTTATGTTGCTGATTGTCCCAACTGTGGATCAAGTCATGCGCAAAGTAAATGCCCAGCATTTGGGAAAAAATGTTCTAGATGCAAGCAAATGAACCATTTCTCATGGAAGTGCTTCAGAGAAATTATTCAGTCATGTATCTTCTGTGGAAAAAGCCACATCAATAGCAGACAAATGTGTACTGCCAATGAAAAAAGGTGTAGTAACTGTGATAGAATAGGCCACTTTGCTAATATGTGCTACAGACATAGAAACGTAAGAAGTGGTAGATAA